A genomic segment from Glycine soja cultivar W05 chromosome 18, ASM419377v2, whole genome shotgun sequence encodes:
- the LOC114397179 gene encoding uncharacterized protein LOC114397179, translated as MVYGKSCHLPVETKHKAYWALKFFNFDEAASREQRRLQLLELEEMRLIAYESSKLYKEMVKKYQDKKLVKKDFQPGQQVLLFNSRLKLFPGKLKSKWSRPFTIKRVRPYGAVELYDPQAKDIDRTWVVNGQSLKLYHGGTIERLNTVLYFQEA; from the coding sequence ATGGTGTATGGAAAGTCTTGTCACTTACCAGTGGAAACAAAGCATAAAGCATATTGGGccttaaaattttttaactttgatgaaGCTGCATCTAGAGAGCAAAGGAGGCTGCAGCTATTGGAGTTGGAAGAGATGAGATTAATTGCATATGAATCTTCAAAGCTGTACAAAGAGATGGTTAAAAAGTATCAAGATAAAAAGCTGGTCAAGAAGGATTTTCAGCCAGGTCAACAAGTGCTGCTTTTCAATTCAAGGCTTAAATTGTTTCCTGGGAAGCTCAAATCTAAATGGTCCAGACCATTTACCATCAAGAGAGTCCGACCATACGGAGCAGTGGAGCTTTATGACCCTCAAGCTAAAGATATCGACAGAACATGGGTGGTGAATGGACAAAGTCTAAAGTTGTACCATGGTGGAACCATTGAGAGATTAAACACTGTTCTATACTTTCAAGAAGCATAA